The Mucilaginibacter rubeus genomic interval TCGCGGTTGTGCATATACAAGTCGATATACGCCTGTACATATTCGTTGTAATCAAGCTGGATATCCTTACGGATAGAATCTAACCTGCGTTTATAGATACCACCGTATGAACTTAAGGGCATTGGCTGATTAAGTACCGGTAAAATGGTGGTATCAGCATTTATAGCATCTGAGTTAACCCTGGTTACCAGGTTTACTTGCTTAACTGTTTTTGCCGAATTGGTTGTTATCGATTCGGCCTGTAAAATTTGGAGTGATAAAAGGCAAATGGTCAGCGTAAATAATCTCTTCATTTATTCAGGGATTTGATTAATTTATAATGCCCAAAGCATCAGCATTTTACTAAAATATCATTTTTATTACAGTTCAAGAAAATATTTGGCAAAATCTAATAGATGCTGCTCGCCAAAGTGCTTTGTTAATAACTGTAAACCTAACGGCAAACCATTGCTGTTATTGCCCGTAGGGATTGATATAGCCGGAACACCGGTTAAAGAGGCTTGTACGGTAAATATGTCAGAAAGATACATTACCACCGGATCTTTCTCTTCCTTACCTATTTCAAAGGCCGGTTCAGGAGCCGATGGCACCAATATAAAATCGTACTCTTCCAGTATCTGGTTGGTTTTTTCCTGTATCAGTCGGCGTACTTTTTGTGCCTTGGCATAATAGGCGTCATAATATCCCGCGCTCAGTACAAAGGTGCCCGTCATAATACGGCGCTTCACTTCTTTACCAAAGCCTTCAGAACGCGAACGTTTATATGTCGATTGCAGATCGGTAGCCAGCGGACTGCGGTAGCCATAATGCACACCATCATACCTTGCCAGGTTTGATGAGGCTTCGGCCATCGCCAGGATGTAATAGGTCGGCACAAGGTATTCCAGCAGTTCAAAAGCAATTGGGGTAACCGTGTGGCCATCGGCACGCAGCTTGTCTATATATTGTATGAGGTTTTCTTTTACTTCGTTATCAACACCAGGGCTTGATATAGCTTCTTGAAGGTAGGCTATTTTCTTTTTGCCCGGCTTTTGAAGATTGGTATATGATGCAGGAGGTGGCGTTTGCGATAGTGTGCTGTCGAACTCATCAGGCCCGGCAAGTACTTCAAGCAATAAAGCAGCATCTTCAACCGATTTGGTGATTGGGCCAACCTGGTCAAACGATGATGCATAGGCGATAATGCCATGCCTTGAAATTGTTCCGTAAGTTGGCTTTAAACCAACAACGCCACAAAAAGAGGCAGGTTGCCTTACCGAGCCACCGGTATCGGTACCCAATGCCGCGTGACACATCCCGGCCTGCACGGCCACAGCCGAACCGCCAGACGAACCGCCGGCAACTTTAGTTTCATCTGCATGGTTCTTTACCGGGCCAAAATATGATGACTCATTGGTAGCGCCCATAGCAAATTCATCGCAATTGCAACGACCGATGATCACCGCGTCTTCGGCCAGCAGGCGTTCAACCACAGTTGATGAAAAAATTGAGGTGAAACCGGTCAGGATTTTTGAGGAGGCATTAACCTCGTGTCCTTTGTAGCAGATATTATCTTTTATGCCGATAACCATACCGGCTAACTTACCGGCAGTGCCATTTTTTATTTTATTGTCAACATGTTGTGCGGCAAGTAAAGCCTCATCAGCAAACACTTCATTAAAAGCATTCAGATGAGCATTTTTTTCAATCTCGATCAAATAGCCTTTTACAAGACTTTCAACAGTAATTTCCGCACGTTGTAACCCACTCTTTATCTCGGATAAAGTGGAATAAATATTAGCCATGGGGCTAAAATAAAAAACTTATCTGTTGAAATAAGAAATAAATCAACAGATAAGTTCATATACTAAGTAAAAGCGGCATTAAAACCTAATCCCTGTTAGGGAATTAAGCTTTTTTTTCTTCAGATGATGATGAAGATGATCCTTCGCCGTTTTGCGCGTCTTTAAATTCCTTAACGCCTTTTCCTAAGCCTCTCATTAGTTCAGGGATTTTTTTACCGCCGAATAATAAAAGTATCGCAATGATGATCAGAATAATTTCTGGTGCGCCTAATCCACCCATGATTTTAAGTTTTTATGTATGATTAAATTATATTAAGATTTGTACTCTTCGTGTTTTTCTGCCTCCGAATGATTTTCAGTAGTAGCTTTAGTTAAATTAATATGGCTCTCATGTTCCGGCTCGGCAGGAGTATTTACATGGTAACCGCTCATTGGCATTGTGTTTGGAACATTGTTTTCAACAACGGGCACGTGATGCTCGGCTGTTTCAGGGGCTTCTGAAGCTTTTTCATCTAAAAGCGGAGTTTCCTCTTTTTTAGGTTCCGGCTTTTTGTCTTCGTAATTATTGATCTGGTTGTTGATCTCACGTTTAACATCTTCGGAGGCGTCTTTGAATTCGCGGATGCCTTTACCCAGGCTTTTTGCCAGGCCAGGCAGTTTTTCGCCGCCAAATAGCATCAATGCTGCAAAAAGTATCAGTACCATCTCGCCTGTACCAATATTTAAAAATAACAAAACTGAACTTAACATAGCATTCTGTTTAAGGATACAAATATATACAATTAAAATTTCTTATCGTTCATAACTAATTAGTTAGGCGCCAGCCAGATCTTAGGGTTAACAGGTGTAGCTCCTTTATAAATTTCAAAGTGAGCCTCTGTTTCGCCTGTTGATGGATCTGTTGCCACCACACCAATGGCTTGTTTGGTGCTTACTTTTTGGCCCCTTGCAACGCTAACCGAGCGTAAATTACTGTATGCGGTAAAGTATTCACCATGTACAATAACCACCAGGTAAGTACCGCTCACATCCATCACTTTTACAACGGTACCGTCAAATATAGCCCTTACCGCACTACCCGAGTTAGTCCGGATATCCAGACCATTGCTTTCACTGCGGATACCTTCAGGGGTTGTATAAATACCAAACCCCTGCGTTACAATACCATTAGCAACCGGCCATGGCAAACTACCACGGTTACCCAAAAAGTCGTTTGACAATCGGGCTGCTTCAGGCGTAGCATTCAGCACGCTTGATGTACTGCGTGTTGCAGCTGGTTTAACCGGAGCAGGTGCGGCAGGAGCCGGTTTGTTTTCGGCCTTTGCCTTGGCAGCAGCCAGCCTTGCAGCTTCTTCCGCACGGCGTCTTTCTTCCTCTTCAGCCCTGCGCCTTGCTTCCTCAATTTCCCTCCGGATCGCGTCGTTTATAGCACGGTTGGTTTTTACAATCTTAGCCTGCAGGTCCTTTTGTTGTTTTTTCAGGATCCCTTCGTGCTGCGACAAATCGCTTACCAGCTTAACCTGGTTGGTGCGCTCATTACCCAGCGTTTCTTTTTCTTTTTGCTGATCTTTTAAAAGATTATTTTTTTCATCTTTTGTACGATCAAGCTCATTGATCTTAACGTGCAGCTCCTTTTGCGTTCCCTGTATATAATTGGCCTGCCGCTCGCGGTAGGTACCAAACTGCTGTAAATATTTTAAACGCTTATAGGCTTGGTTAAAGTCTTTTGATGCAAAAAGGAACATCATTTTATTATACGCGCTCTGATTGCGGTATGCAAACAGGATCATGGCCGCGTACTCCTTTTTAAGTTGGTCTAACTGTGATTGTAAACTACGTACGTTATTATTACTCTCAGAGATTTGGTTATCCAAATTTCTTACCTCCGAGTTGATATTCTCAATTTTTTCCTGGCGCAGGTTTATTTGCGCCTTGAGGATGCTTAACTGCTTCAATGAAGCTTTTTTATTATTTAAAGTTTCCTGATAATCTTCATTTAATTGTTCAAGCTCTTTGTTTAGCTGAGCTTTGCGGCGTTTTAATTCGTCACTGCTTTGGGCACGTACTGTAACCGCTGCAAACACCAATAATAAAAAGAAAACTGCTTTAAAAAACTTCATCAAATAAACTTTATTAATTATTTGCCAGGCTCGTATCCTTCAGGAATGCTGAAAGGATAGTTTTGCTGTACTTCAAAATCGGCCTTAGTATAATGCAAATTAACTTGTATTTTTTTATCTTTTACTACTGAAGCTATATCTATTTGTGATGGCAGTATCCTGTTTGTTGCCTGGATAAAGGCATTATTGGTTACCTGTAACGATTGGGACTGGCTTTGATTATCCAGATTGGTTTGCGTAACCTTATTATCCGGACCAAGTATCAGCTTGTATACCAGGTCATTCAGCGTGCCGCTTAAGGTGGTATTACCTTCGGCATGATCAATGTTTGCCTGCTCGTTAACAAGCTCGGGCACGGCATTGCCTATCAGCAATGATTCCAGCGTTTTATAATTAACCTGTTTACTTGCATAAGTATATATGTAGCTGAACGGCTTTTTAATATAAACACTTTGCAGGCGGTTAATAACCAGAATACTATCCGGAGTTATTACCGCACGGGCGGCTTCAATGCCCAATACCGCGGTAATGGACACCCAGATCATTTTATCTTTTGCAATCCTGATGTTCAGCGTAACATCATTGCTGTTATTATTAATGCTGAGCTTACTTTTTGCCTTACCTGCAAATGTGGTAAAATTCACCTGGCTTGCCCGTATGGCCGCCAGTTTACTGGCAACATCATTGGGCTTCGCTGTCGAATCTGCCTTGCGGGCAACCAACACCTGCTTACGTGCCTTACAGCTTGCCATTACCAGCAGGCAGCAAACTATAAGTAAACT includes:
- the gatA gene encoding Asp-tRNA(Asn)/Glu-tRNA(Gln) amidotransferase subunit GatA produces the protein MANIYSTLSEIKSGLQRAEITVESLVKGYLIEIEKNAHLNAFNEVFADEALLAAQHVDNKIKNGTAGKLAGMVIGIKDNICYKGHEVNASSKILTGFTSIFSSTVVERLLAEDAVIIGRCNCDEFAMGATNESSYFGPVKNHADETKVAGGSSGGSAVAVQAGMCHAALGTDTGGSVRQPASFCGVVGLKPTYGTISRHGIIAYASSFDQVGPITKSVEDAALLLEVLAGPDEFDSTLSQTPPPASYTNLQKPGKKKIAYLQEAISSPGVDNEVKENLIQYIDKLRADGHTVTPIAFELLEYLVPTYYILAMAEASSNLARYDGVHYGYRSPLATDLQSTYKRSRSEGFGKEVKRRIMTGTFVLSAGYYDAYYAKAQKVRRLIQEKTNQILEEYDFILVPSAPEPAFEIGKEEKDPVVMYLSDIFTVQASLTGVPAISIPTGNNSNGLPLGLQLLTKHFGEQHLLDFAKYFLEL
- a CDS encoding twin-arginine translocase TatA/TatE family subunit, which translates into the protein MGGLGAPEIILIIIAILLLFGGKKIPELMRGLGKGVKEFKDAQNGEGSSSSSSEEKKA
- a CDS encoding twin-arginine translocase TatA/TatE family subunit encodes the protein MLSSVLLFLNIGTGEMVLILFAALMLFGGEKLPGLAKSLGKGIREFKDASEDVKREINNQINNYEDKKPEPKKEETPLLDEKASEAPETAEHHVPVVENNVPNTMPMSGYHVNTPAEPEHESHINLTKATTENHSEAEKHEEYKS
- a CDS encoding murein hydrolase activator EnvC family protein, which encodes MKFFKAVFFLLLVFAAVTVRAQSSDELKRRKAQLNKELEQLNEDYQETLNNKKASLKQLSILKAQINLRQEKIENINSEVRNLDNQISESNNNVRSLQSQLDQLKKEYAAMILFAYRNQSAYNKMMFLFASKDFNQAYKRLKYLQQFGTYRERQANYIQGTQKELHVKINELDRTKDEKNNLLKDQQKEKETLGNERTNQVKLVSDLSQHEGILKKQQKDLQAKIVKTNRAINDAIRREIEEARRRAEEEERRRAEEAARLAAAKAKAENKPAPAAPAPVKPAATRSTSSVLNATPEAARLSNDFLGNRGSLPWPVANGIVTQGFGIYTTPEGIRSESNGLDIRTNSGSAVRAIFDGTVVKVMDVSGTYLVVIVHGEYFTAYSNLRSVSVARGQKVSTKQAIGVVATDPSTGETEAHFEIYKGATPVNPKIWLAPN
- a CDS encoding DUF4292 domain-containing protein; the protein is MKKNIANSLLIVCCLLVMASCKARKQVLVARKADSTAKPNDVASKLAAIRASQVNFTTFAGKAKSKLSINNNSNDVTLNIRIAKDKMIWVSITAVLGIEAARAVITPDSILVINRLQSVYIKKPFSYIYTYASKQVNYKTLESLLIGNAVPELVNEQANIDHAEGNTTLSGTLNDLVYKLILGPDNKVTQTNLDNQSQSQSLQVTNNAFIQATNRILPSQIDIASVVKDKKIQVNLHYTKADFEVQQNYPFSIPEGYEPGK